A segment of the Thermoplasmata archaeon genome:
GGGTTGCAATTATCGTTATTGAAATAGTTTGATTCTGGCTTATAGAATTTACATAAATCTGGTAATTTGTATCATTTAGGTATGGATAATAATATTGATTTGCCACTGCGTTGTTTAATATAGTAACAGTATTTGTATTAGAGTTGATTGCAAGAACCTGATCGTTCCAGCCGTATACTTTATCATGAGCCATTGCATATAGCACCGGTGAAACTCCAGTTCTAGATTTATATTCAGATATCGTGATAGTCTGATATACTGAAACTTGATGCGTTACACTTATATTTATAACATTCGACCAGTTCATTGGATAGCCTTCTGAAGGAGGTACTATTATCTTTTTTGTCTCGCCCTGATACATGCCAATAACACCCTGATCAAATCCTTTGATGACCTGCCCTGCCCCTACTGTAAAGTTTAACGGCGCAAAGTTGCCAGAGTATGTGTAAGTTAGTGTTTTTGGATAGGTAACATTATTTTGTGCTACGCTCTTAATGTTTGTATCAAATACTCTTGGTTGCCCGCCAGGATATAATATGTACCCATAATAAAGCACAGCCACAGTACTTCCATTTTCCACTACAGGCTCGGTTGAAGTTTTAGAGATTGTGCTATTGTACCATACATAAGCTCCTGAGCTGGCTGTAATTATTACTGCCACTACAATTAATACATAGACTATAGTTTTCATTACCACCGACCATGATCAATTAACATATATATCTTACGCTCTCTCCGTTTTTATAGTGTTTTTAGATTTTCATATTTTTATAAAATCCATGTTTTTAAGAGATCATTCAGAAATGTTAATATTCTATAAAATATTATCCCCGTGGTGAAAATTCATGGATGTATCCAACCGATTTTCTGATATTGCAACTAAGATGCGCGGGTCTGAGATTAGAGAGTTATTAAAATATGCAGACAATCCTAATGTAATCTCTTTTGCAGGAGGATTGCCCAATCCAAAATCTTTTCCGCTTGATATTTTAAAGCAGATTTTTTTGGATCAGCTGCAGAACAGTGGCTCTAAAATCTTTCAATATGGCACAACTGAAGGATTGCCAGAGCTAAGAGAAGAGCTGTCTAAAAAACTGGAAAAAGATTATAATATCAAAACACCAAAAGAAAATATTTTAATATTGACCGGATCTCAGCAGGGTCTTTATATGGTAGGAAAGGTATTGATCAATCCTGGAGACGTGGTAATTACCGAGGCACCTACATACATTGCGGCACTTAGTGCTTTTAGAGCTAACTATGCTAAAATAAAAGGCATAGAAATGGACGAAAACGGTTTGAAAACTGAAGTTTTAGAAGAGACATTGAAAAACTCAGAGGTTATGCCTAAATTTATATATGTAATTCCAACGTTTCAGAACCCGGCAGGAATAACAATGAGCCTAGACAGAAGAAAACATCTTCTTGAGATTGCAAATAAATATGACCTGCTCATTTTTGAAGATGATCCGTATGGGCATCTGCGATTTTCTGGAGATCCGATACCGCCTATTGCAGAGCTGGATAAAGAGGGCAGAACACTGTACATGGGAACATTCTCGAAAGTTTTGGCTCCGGGACTTAGAATTGGATACATAGCCGGACATCCGGATATTATAAAAAAACTGAACATAACAAAGCAGGTCACTGATCTGTGCAGCAATTCGCTATCTCAGTATATAGCTTACGAATACCTGAAAAACGATTATATTAACGATCAGATTCCCAAGATCATAGAAATGTACAGAAGAAAAAGAGATCTGATGATAAACACATTGCAGGATCTTGCACCGAAAGATACAGAATGGACCAGACCTGAAGGAGGTATGTTTTTATGGCTGAAAACCAATCCTAAAATCGATGCGGAAAAGATGTTTCCAAATGCCATAAAAAACGGCGTTGCATATGTGATAGGATCTGCGTTTTATCCAGAGCGAAATGGCAAGAATACGATGCGCTTAAACTATACATACCCCACAGACGCAAATATCGTGGAAGGAATAAAAAGATTGTTAAAAACCATAAAAGAAGAAAATCAATAATCTATTATTTTTTCTAATAATAGAATTATGTTTTTCAAGTCTGCAATATGCACCATCTCTACAGGAGAATGAGTGTACTTTACAGGTATACACAGCGCAATAGAGTTCAGTCCCAGCTCAAAAGTGGCTGCGGCGTCAGTGCTTCCCAGTGCATAAAGCTCTTGCACGGAAATATTTTCCTTTTCTGAAACCATCTTGATCTTCTTTCTGAGAATTTGTGATGAAACACCACGAGAATCTACCAACCTTATGACTGGACCCTTTCCGGTTCTGACCGGACTCAGGTAAAATTGCATGTTTGCAATGTCTCCTGCCGAAACAGTGTCTATCGCATATACTTCTTTAAAACGCTCTCTGTAAAACGTTTTTGCACCTCTCAATCCAGTTTCTTCTTGCACTGTAAATATAAAGGTCAGTTTCTTGCCCAGTTTTTTGGACGCTAAGCGATCGATCAACATTAACAGCACCGCGCAACCGGTTCGGTTGTCCAATCCGCGAGAAGCCACGTATTTGTCGTTTAAGATCAAAAACTCTTTTTTCCATCTTACAGGATCTAAAGGTTTGATTCCTAATTTAGCTACCTCTTCTCTGTTACCTGCTCCTATATCAATAAGCAGCTCTTCAGTGGCAATTACTTTTTTTAAGTCTTCTTCTGCAGAAAGATGTATGGGCTTTAATCCTATCACTCCATTAACTACTGTTCCGTTATCTGTAAAAATCTCTACTGCCTTACCATAATGATACCGAGAATCTATACCGCCCAGTTTTCTCATTCTCAGATATCCATCTTCCTCAATGTATGAAACTACCATTCCTATTTCGTCCATATGCGCTACAAACGCGAGCTCTTCACCCTCTCCAATCGAAAGGTACAGGTTTCCTACCTCATCTTCCTTAGGCTCTCCATATTTTTTCAAAATGCTTTTTAGATACTCTCTTACAGGCGCTTCATAACCGCTCACGCCTGGCATCATCACCAAATCTCTTAATGTATCTATCAGTTCCATAGATTTCACCTTTGTTCTATTTATCAAAATTCTCAATAATAAACTTTTTCATGGATTCAAACAAATCGTTAAATACGTCCTTCTGCGCATTCACCATCAGAAAGTTTCCTTTTCCTCCACCTTTCTGGTTGTATTTTTCTATCAGTTTGTATATTAGTTGTAAGTCTATGCTCAAAGACTTTGAAAACAACAAAAATATCTTTTCTTCACTCTGATTACCGTACAATACTATTGCGATTTCGCTATTGACAAGCTCCTGTGCACGTTTTTCAATGCCTTTAAAATCTCCCAGTTCAGATGTGGACCAATAAAAATTTATATTGTGAAAACTAATATTATCAAACCTGAACATTTTTGAGGTTAGATCATAATACTCTTTTTTTAAAGTATCAAGTTCATTCTTTGTAGCGCCGATCTTTTTTATTAGCTCTGGGCCAGTTTGGTTAAATAACAATTCTATATTATATAATTCCGTAACTGCCCTTTTGAGATACTCTCTTGCAAAATTACCGACTCTGAAATATATCTCTATGTATTTTGACCTTTTTAGTTTTGTTGCTACTAGTATCTCAATTTCTTTAGTGTTTTTAACATGTATGCCCGTGCACGCACTTTTATCGTACTTTTCAATCTCTACAATCCTTACAGAATCATCTTTTATCCTGTCACGCTTCAATCTTATGTCCGAGCTAACCTGGCTAGGGTCCTGAAAATAAATATTGATGTTTATTGCATCCATGATCTTTTTATTTGCCAGATCTTCTGCCTCTTTAACCTGCTCAAAGCTCAAATTTCCACTGATAAATAAAACAGACTCTTCTGGCTGAAACTCTACTTTTTCAAAGTGTACCGGATATAACAGTTCCAGTGCCCTGTAAAATATGTGCTCACCCGTATGCGATTTCATCAATGCATATCTGCGATCCCAATCTAACGTTATTTTTACAGCTTCTTTCTCCAATTTGCCATGAATATTTGACAGGCTATGAACTATGAGATCACCCTGCTTTTTTGCACCGGTTATATCCGCTTCAAAGTCCGGGCCTGAGATTTTGCCAGTATCAGGAGGCTGGCCACCACCGCCCGGATAAAAAATAGTATCTTTTAAAATTACCTGATTTTCAAATACCTCTAAGATCTCTGTTTCAAGCTCTCGTGCATATGGATCTATTCTAAAATAATAATCTTTCACAATACACCTTAAATATAATTCATGCTAAAAAAATTATCTATATTACTGTTAAAACGACCACGCCAATCAATAAGGTAGCTATGCTTACTGGAATGCCAGCTTTAGAAAATTCTTTCCAGTTCACATCTACGCCCATGCTAGAAGCAATTTCTAAGACTATAATGTTCGCTGCAGCACCGATTATGGTCAGGTTTCCTGCTAACGTTGAGCTCATAGCCAACGCGAGCCAGAGATGCGAACTTGAATAGGGGATAAACTGTGCTATTAAAAGCACGGCTGGAACATTGCTCACTAAATTAGACAGAATTGCAGTAATGGTTACCAGTGATCCCATGTTGGTCATGCTCAAATTTATGCTGTTAAAATAATTGATGATCATGCTCAATACACCAGACACCTCAACGCCCTCAAGCAAGATGAACAGTCCTATAAAAAACACGATTATGCTCCAGTCCACATTTTTAAGGATCATTTTTGATGATGAATTTTTAAAAAGCGGAGAGACAAACAGTAATATCGAGCCGCTTACAAGTGCAATGATTGCAATCTGCCGGGATATTAAAAATGCGATCAGCGTGGCAATTATAACAGCCATTGCAAACAATAAAAAGCTTTTATTTTCCAGCTCTTTTTTTTCTTCCATACTCTTTATCGGAACGTTAATGTCTTTTTTATAGATTGCATATATTATAATTATTGCTACGATTAGAGATATGATTGCTACAGGTCCCAACACCATCAGCCACCCTCCAAAACTGAGGCTGGAATGTATAGCGATGTATACATTCTGCGGATTGCCTATTAAGGTGGCTACACTGCCTATGTTTGCTGCAAATATCTCTGAGAGCAGGTAAGGTACGGGATTTACTTTTATCATTCTAGTGCTCTCAATTATAATAGGAGTGAGAAATAGTACTACTGCATCATTTAAAAACAGAGCTGATAATCCAGCGGTAATTACCATTATATATATTAAAAACTGCAGTCCAGTTTTCGAATGTCTCACAATCTGGACAGAAATATAGGTAAAAAAGCCAGTAGATCCTATCGATGAAACTATGATCATCATGCCAAGCAATAAAAAAATTATGTTCAGGTCTATCGAGTTAAATGCTTCTGCAGGAGTGATTATTCCGAAAATGATCATTAACATAGCTCCAAACAATGCTGTTGCAGGTCTTTCAAAATTAAGCAGTTTAAATCTTCTCAGTGAGATCAGAACGTAGGTAAATAAGAATATTATCAATGCAACAAGCATGGAGAGTAAATCAATATAGCACTATAAAAATTTATTTTAAAAATTTAGTAGTTTTCAACTAATCTAAAAACTTGATAAAATAAGAGCTAAAAAATGGAAAAATTTATCTATTGAATCTTATTGAGTGAAATGTAAAAATTATGGAAGAATCAATAGATAGCTGGATATTAAAGCAGGACTTTAAGACTACTAACGACATAAAAGTTCCTCCTATTCTGATGGACCAGGTAATAGGACAGGATGATGCAGTGGCAATTATAAAAAAAGCAGCAGCACAGAAAAGGCATTGTATATTAATTGGAGATCCGGGCACTGGAAAGTCAATGTTGGCACAGGCAATGGTGGATTTCATATCTAAATCAGAACTGGAAGACATAATGGTATTTCCTAATGAAGAAGATCCAAATAAACCTAAAATAAAAATATTACCTGCGGGAAAAGGTAAAGAGTTACTAAAACAATATCAGCAAAAAGCAAAAGAAGAAAAAATGAGAAAGCAAAGATCATTTCAGTTGCTTATTGTAATGCTGGTCATGATCGGTGTGGTAGCCACTATTTACACAAAAGATATTATTTACATATTCTATTCTTTGTTGCTGGCAATATTCATATATATGTTTTTTGGCATGGCACTGCAAAGGTCAGAGGTAAATATGGTACCTAAACTATTGGTAGGGCACGATCCAACTGATAAACCGCCATTTATAGATGCAACTGGAACGCATACTGGCGCATTATTGGGGGATGTAAGGCATGATCCGTTTCAGTCTGGCGGGTTGGAAACTGCCGCGCATGTGAGAGTGGAGGCAGGAGCTATACATAAGGCAAATAAAGGAGTGTTGTTTATTGATGAAATAAACTTATTGAGACCTGAAAGTCAGCAGGCATTATTGACTGCCATGCAAGAAAAGAGGTTTTCGATTTCTGGGCAGAGCGAAAGAAGCGCGGGAGCAATGGTGCAAACTGAAGCTGTACCTTGCGATTTTGTGCTCGTTGCGGCTGGAAACATAGAATCATTGCAAGGCATGCATCCAGCTTTGAGATCTAGAATAAGGGGTTATGGATACGAGATATACATGAACAATACTATGGAAGATAATGAAGCTAACCGGCAAAATCTGGTCCGATTCGTGCAACAGGAAATTAAAAAAGATGCAAAAATACCGCCATTTGACAGGGCTGCGGTTGGAGAAATTATCAAAGAAGCACAAAAAAGGGCTGGAAGAAAAGGAAAACTTACATTAAGATTAAGAGAACTTGGCGGATTGATAAGAGTTGCGGGAGATATCGCAAAATCTGAGAATGCAGAAGTGGTTACTGTTGACCATATTAATAAAGCTAAGAGCAGTGCAAGACCATTAGAACAACAGATTGTAGATAAATGGATTGAGTCTAAAAAAGAGTACAAGACATTTTTGAGTGCAGGTGCTGCTGTAGGCATGGTAAACGGAT
Coding sequences within it:
- a CDS encoding FKBP-type peptidyl-prolyl cis-trans isomerase, yielding MKTIVYVLIVVAVIITASSGAYVWYNSTISKTSTEPVVENGSTVAVLYYGYILYPGGQPRVFDTNIKSVAQNNVTYPKTLTYTYSGNFAPLNFTVGAGQVIKGFDQGVIGMYQGETKKIIVPPSEGYPMNWSNVINISVTHQVSVYQTITISEYKSRTGVSPVLYAMAHDKVYGWNDQVLAINSNTNTVTILNNAVANQYYYPYLNDTNYQIYVNSISQNQTISITIIATPMTLLPGGGIIESVNSTTISINYNKEVAGQTLYFVVTVVKVSNA
- a CDS encoding PLP-dependent aminotransferase family protein is translated as MDVSNRFSDIATKMRGSEIRELLKYADNPNVISFAGGLPNPKSFPLDILKQIFLDQLQNSGSKIFQYGTTEGLPELREELSKKLEKDYNIKTPKENILILTGSQQGLYMVGKVLINPGDVVITEAPTYIAALSAFRANYAKIKGIEMDENGLKTEVLEETLKNSEVMPKFIYVIPTFQNPAGITMSLDRRKHLLEIANKYDLLIFEDDPYGHLRFSGDPIPPIAELDKEGRTLYMGTFSKVLAPGLRIGYIAGHPDIIKKLNITKQVTDLCSNSLSQYIAYEYLKNDYINDQIPKIIEMYRRKRDLMINTLQDLAPKDTEWTRPEGGMFLWLKTNPKIDAEKMFPNAIKNGVAYVIGSAFYPERNGKNTMRLNYTYPTDANIVEGIKRLLKTIKEENQ
- a CDS encoding M42 family metallopeptidase, which gives rise to MELIDTLRDLVMMPGVSGYEAPVREYLKSILKKYGEPKEDEVGNLYLSIGEGEELAFVAHMDEIGMVVSYIEEDGYLRMRKLGGIDSRYHYGKAVEIFTDNGTVVNGVIGLKPIHLSAEEDLKKVIATEELLIDIGAGNREEVAKLGIKPLDPVRWKKEFLILNDKYVASRGLDNRTGCAVLLMLIDRLASKKLGKKLTFIFTVQEETGLRGAKTFYRERFKEVYAIDTVSAGDIANMQFYLSPVRTGKGPVIRLVDSRGVSSQILRKKIKMVSEKENISVQELYALGSTDAAATFELGLNSIALCIPVKYTHSPVEMVHIADLKNIILLLEKIIDY
- a CDS encoding alanyl-tRNA editing protein, whose product is MKDYYFRIDPYARELETEILEVFENQVILKDTIFYPGGGGQPPDTGKISGPDFEADITGAKKQGDLIVHSLSNIHGKLEKEAVKITLDWDRRYALMKSHTGEHIFYRALELLYPVHFEKVEFQPEESVLFISGNLSFEQVKEAEDLANKKIMDAININIYFQDPSQVSSDIRLKRDRIKDDSVRIVEIEKYDKSACTGIHVKNTKEIEILVATKLKRSKYIEIYFRVGNFAREYLKRAVTELYNIELLFNQTGPELIKKIGATKNELDTLKKEYYDLTSKMFRFDNISFHNINFYWSTSELGDFKGIEKRAQELVNSEIAIVLYGNQSEEKIFLLFSKSLSIDLQLIYKLIEKYNQKGGGKGNFLMVNAQKDVFNDLFESMKKFIIENFDK
- a CDS encoding SLC13 family permease produces the protein MLVALIIFLFTYVLISLRRFKLLNFERPATALFGAMLMIIFGIITPAEAFNSIDLNIIFLLLGMMIIVSSIGSTGFFTYISVQIVRHSKTGLQFLIYIMVITAGLSALFLNDAVVLFLTPIIIESTRMIKVNPVPYLLSEIFAANIGSVATLIGNPQNVYIAIHSSLSFGGWLMVLGPVAIISLIVAIIIIYAIYKKDINVPIKSMEEKKELENKSFLLFAMAVIIATLIAFLISRQIAIIALVSGSILLFVSPLFKNSSSKMILKNVDWSIIVFFIGLFILLEGVEVSGVLSMIINYFNSINLSMTNMGSLVTITAILSNLVSNVPAVLLIAQFIPYSSSHLWLALAMSSTLAGNLTIIGAAANIIVLEIASSMGVDVNWKEFSKAGIPVSIATLLIGVVVLTVI
- the lonB gene encoding ATP-dependent protease LonB, which encodes MEESIDSWILKQDFKTTNDIKVPPILMDQVIGQDDAVAIIKKAAAQKRHCILIGDPGTGKSMLAQAMVDFISKSELEDIMVFPNEEDPNKPKIKILPAGKGKELLKQYQQKAKEEKMRKQRSFQLLIVMLVMIGVVATIYTKDIIYIFYSLLLAIFIYMFFGMALQRSEVNMVPKLLVGHDPTDKPPFIDATGTHTGALLGDVRHDPFQSGGLETAAHVRVEAGAIHKANKGVLFIDEINLLRPESQQALLTAMQEKRFSISGQSERSAGAMVQTEAVPCDFVLVAAGNIESLQGMHPALRSRIRGYGYEIYMNNTMEDNEANRQNLVRFVQQEIKKDAKIPPFDRAAVGEIIKEAQKRAGRKGKLTLRLRELGGLIRVAGDIAKSENAEVVTVDHINKAKSSARPLEQQIVDKWIESKKEYKTFLSAGAAVGMVNGLAVYGAQSGMAEFSGIVLPILAEITPAQVKSQGRVIATGKLGDIAKEAVQNVSAIVKKYSGEDISNHDVHIQFIGTYEGVEGDSASVSIATAVISALEKIPIRQDLAMTGSLSIRGHVLPIGGVIAKIEAAIETGFKTVIIPSSNIEDVVLDDKHKGKIEIVPADTIVDVLKTAFVNSEQKDKLITKIEEAITPIKYET